The proteins below come from a single Streptomyces sp. M92 genomic window:
- a CDS encoding Dps family protein, which yields MSNPKSSSVEHRSDGSQPWLHQKGRTIQEFGTVKQFPVALTMDTRLYSCQRLNKVLADTRILHDLYKKYHWLMRGATFYQLHLLLDKHAGEQLELIDTVAERVQTLGGVAIGDPRHVAEITTVPRPPDGVEEVPAMLSRLLEAHELILADCHDAAARTQEMGDDGTNDILVSDVVRTNELQAWFVAEHLVDTPLVHA from the coding sequence GTGAGCAACCCGAAGTCGTCGTCCGTGGAGCACAGGTCCGACGGCAGCCAGCCCTGGCTGCACCAGAAGGGCCGCACCATCCAGGAGTTCGGCACCGTCAAGCAGTTCCCCGTGGCGCTGACCATGGACACCCGGCTCTACTCCTGCCAGCGGCTGAACAAGGTGCTGGCGGACACCCGGATCCTGCACGACCTGTACAAGAAGTACCACTGGCTGATGCGCGGGGCGACGTTCTACCAACTGCACCTGCTGCTGGACAAGCACGCCGGCGAGCAGCTGGAACTGATCGACACGGTCGCCGAGCGAGTCCAGACGCTCGGCGGCGTCGCCATCGGCGACCCCCGGCACGTCGCCGAGATCACCACCGTGCCGCGTCCCCCGGACGGCGTCGAGGAGGTCCCGGCGATGCTGTCGCGGCTGCTGGAGGCGCACGAGCTGATCCTGGCCGACTGCCACGACGCGGCCGCGCGCACCCAGGAGATGGGCGACGACGGCACCAACGACATCCTCGTCTCCGACGTCGTGCGCACCAACGAGCTCCAGGCCTGGTTCGTGGCCGAGCACCTGGTGGACACGCCGCTGGTGCACGCCTGA
- a CDS encoding Gfo/Idh/MocA family protein: MAPRPDRRRVAVIGTGAIVTGGHLPALRAHAERTELVAAVDVDRRRLDAFRAEAGGDVAGYTSVGDMLDAVRPDLVLIGTPPSLHREQAVAALKAGAWVLCEKPLCLSLAEYDDIAAAEEASGAYASVVFQHRYGSGAAHARDLIASGELGVPLVAHCQTTWHRDAAYYAVPWRGRWSTEGGGPTMGHGIHQYDLLLHLLGPWAEVRAMASRLVHDTESEDVSTALVRFASGALATVVNSVLSPDEVSRVRVDCADATVELTHLYGHRNDDWSYTPARHVDPARAAAWRVPAADVPSSHTAQLGAVLDAWDAGERPPGSGVQARATLEFAAALYKAAFTGRPVLAGEIAPGDPFHGAMHGDHPDWAPKERA; encoded by the coding sequence ATGGCCCCACGTCCCGACCGCCGCCGTGTCGCCGTGATCGGCACCGGTGCCATCGTCACCGGCGGCCACCTGCCCGCCCTGAGAGCCCACGCGGAACGGACGGAACTGGTCGCCGCCGTGGACGTGGACCGGAGGCGGCTCGACGCCTTCCGGGCCGAGGCGGGCGGGGACGTCGCCGGGTACACGTCGGTGGGCGACATGCTGGACGCCGTACGGCCCGACCTGGTCCTGATCGGCACGCCGCCGTCCCTGCACCGGGAGCAGGCGGTGGCCGCGCTCAAGGCGGGCGCCTGGGTGCTGTGCGAGAAGCCGCTGTGCCTGTCGCTGGCCGAGTACGACGACATCGCGGCGGCCGAGGAGGCGTCGGGGGCGTACGCGTCCGTCGTCTTCCAGCACCGGTACGGCTCGGGCGCCGCGCACGCCCGCGACCTGATCGCGAGCGGGGAGCTGGGTGTCCCGCTGGTCGCCCACTGCCAGACCACCTGGCACCGCGACGCCGCCTACTACGCCGTGCCCTGGCGCGGCCGCTGGTCCACCGAGGGCGGCGGCCCGACCATGGGCCACGGCATCCACCAGTACGACCTGCTGCTGCACCTGCTCGGCCCCTGGGCGGAGGTGCGGGCCATGGCGTCCCGCCTGGTCCACGACACCGAGAGCGAGGACGTGTCCACCGCCCTGGTGCGGTTCGCGAGCGGCGCCCTGGCCACCGTCGTCAACAGCGTGCTCTCGCCGGACGAGGTGAGCCGCGTCCGCGTCGACTGCGCCGACGCCACGGTCGAGCTGACGCACCTGTACGGGCACCGCAACGACGACTGGAGCTACACCCCGGCCCGGCACGTGGACCCCGCGCGCGCCGCCGCCTGGCGCGTCCCGGCGGCGGACGTGCCCAGCTCCCACACGGCGCAGCTCGGCGCCGTGCTGGACGCCTGGGACGCGGGCGAGCGGCCGCCCGGCAGCGGCGTACAGGCCCGCGCCACGCTGGAGTTCGCCGCCGCCCTCTACAAGGCGGCGTTCACCGGACGGCCGGTCCTCGCCGGCGAGATCGCGCCCGGCGACCCCTTCCACGGGGCCATGCACGGCGACCACCCCGACTGGGCCCCGAAGGAGCGCGCATGA
- a CDS encoding phosphatase PAP2 family protein produces the protein MTEPTNADGDTSGPLSPAPVPVRPRRRALDAVLGDLRAVDGALYAAVAATSTPSLDRALRRLSRAADHSKISLGIAAALAPAGARPRRAALVGLAAVAVTSAAANLLGKRLVRRARPDREAARVTVDRHVPMPVSASFPSGHTASAVAFATAVGVVLPEAAVPLGALAGAVAYSRVHTGVHYPGDVAAGAVLGIAGAAAALTAAAASPVPGLRSVCSPSRAPSCANR, from the coding sequence ATGACCGAACCGACCAACGCCGACGGGGACACCAGCGGCCCGCTCTCGCCGGCCCCGGTGCCCGTCCGGCCCCGCCGCCGGGCCCTCGACGCCGTACTCGGTGATCTGCGTGCTGTGGACGGCGCGCTGTACGCGGCGGTGGCGGCCACCTCCACCCCCTCGCTCGACCGTGCGCTGCGCCGGCTGTCCCGCGCGGCCGACCATTCGAAGATCTCGCTCGGGATCGCCGCCGCACTCGCGCCGGCCGGTGCGCGGCCCCGGCGGGCCGCCCTCGTCGGGCTCGCCGCGGTCGCCGTGACGTCGGCCGCCGCGAACCTGCTGGGCAAGCGTCTGGTGCGCAGGGCGCGGCCGGACCGGGAGGCGGCGCGGGTGACGGTCGACCGGCACGTGCCGATGCCCGTGTCGGCGTCCTTCCCGTCCGGTCACACGGCCTCCGCGGTCGCGTTCGCCACGGCGGTCGGCGTGGTCCTGCCCGAGGCGGCCGTACCTCTCGGCGCGCTGGCGGGCGCCGTCGCCTACTCCCGGGTCCACACCGGCGTGCACTATCCCGGCGACGTGGCCGCGGGCGCCGTACTGGGCATCGCCGGGGCGGCCGCCGCCCTGACGGCAGCGGCGGCCTCCCCGGTGCCGGGCCTGCGGTCGGTCTGCTCGCCATCGCGGGCACCGTCCTGCGCCAACCGGTGA
- a CDS encoding carbohydrate ABC transporter permease — protein sequence MTTSTVTAQTPAKTPEPAAAPDPARIARRRRLAQWGFVAPAVVFMLLFFGYPLVRNVVMSFQHYTPKTFFTGEAPFNGTDNWSNVFHDALFGKALWHTLVFTAGSLLGQFCIGMALAVFFSRRFPLNGVLRSLILLPWLVPMVVSGIVWRRILDQDTGVLNSFLDTIGIGGHTPWLTSPGMALLSVILVNIWIGIPFNMVILYGGLQEIPKELHEAAALDGASAWRTFRSVTLPVLKPVITVVLVLGFMSTVKILDLILALTDGGPADATQTLGTLTYQNSFVQLDFGAGAVVGNVLILISAVFAVFYLRANRTEGK from the coding sequence ATGACCACGTCCACCGTCACCGCACAGACGCCCGCGAAGACCCCCGAGCCGGCCGCCGCTCCCGACCCCGCCCGGATCGCGCGCCGGCGCCGGCTCGCCCAGTGGGGGTTCGTCGCCCCCGCCGTCGTCTTCATGCTGCTCTTCTTCGGCTACCCGCTCGTCCGCAACGTCGTGATGAGCTTCCAGCACTACACGCCGAAGACCTTCTTCACCGGTGAGGCCCCCTTCAACGGCACCGACAACTGGTCGAACGTCTTCCACGACGCGCTCTTCGGCAAGGCGCTGTGGCACACGCTCGTCTTCACCGCCGGCTCGCTGCTCGGGCAGTTCTGCATCGGCATGGCACTGGCGGTCTTCTTCAGCCGCCGGTTCCCGCTGAACGGGGTGCTGCGCTCGCTGATCCTGCTGCCCTGGCTGGTGCCCATGGTGGTGTCCGGCATCGTGTGGCGACGCATCCTCGACCAGGACACCGGGGTCCTCAACTCCTTCCTGGACACCATCGGCATCGGCGGTCACACACCCTGGCTGACCAGCCCCGGGATGGCGCTGCTCTCGGTCATCCTGGTCAACATCTGGATCGGCATCCCGTTCAACATGGTCATCCTGTACGGCGGTCTCCAGGAGATCCCGAAGGAACTGCACGAGGCGGCCGCGCTGGACGGCGCCTCGGCGTGGCGGACCTTCCGGTCGGTCACCCTGCCGGTGCTCAAGCCGGTCATCACGGTGGTGCTCGTGCTCGGGTTCATGTCGACCGTGAAAATCCTCGACCTGATCCTCGCCCTCACCGACGGCGGCCCGGCCGACGCGACCCAGACGCTGGGCACACTCACCTACCAGAACTCCTTCGTCCAGCTGGACTTCGGCGCGGGCGCCGTGGTCGGCAACGTGCTCATCCTGATCTCCGCGGTGTTCGCGGTGTTCTACCTGCGGGCCAACCGCACCGAGGGGAAGTGA
- a CDS encoding ABC transporter permease, with the protein MAHSSHGAHAEPPTHGQRWSTFRQSPFWPATVLVLILAAAAGLFAGSYTYSMADPTPHSIPTAVVGSYEQARGQAFLDGLEKALNASVKVHPYESTAEAREAMQDQEVFGIFEIRDDGRTAVLDLSSASGASVAEVLADTAPAVGKKTGVEVTVRDINPLQEGDPRGLAIFYISLAAVIIGFVGAIQLSVHARALTPFERILFTAAYALLGGFAIAATVDWLLNALDLPFVESWMILALTMFASGMVFTMFNTLFGRWAMLPTWGLMVLLGNPSSGGAVSWPLLPSPLGAIGQWLPPGASVNAQHTAVYFQGHQHLFPFLVLGGWALLSCSVFWIWRHRHPGGREKQPAHAADS; encoded by the coding sequence ATGGCCCACTCGTCCCACGGCGCCCACGCCGAGCCCCCGACGCACGGGCAGCGGTGGTCCACGTTCCGGCAGTCGCCGTTCTGGCCGGCCACCGTGCTGGTACTGATCCTCGCGGCGGCCGCGGGGCTCTTCGCGGGTTCGTACACCTACTCGATGGCGGATCCGACGCCGCACTCGATCCCCACGGCGGTGGTCGGCTCGTACGAACAGGCACGCGGCCAGGCCTTCCTGGACGGCCTGGAGAAGGCGCTGAACGCCTCCGTGAAGGTGCACCCCTACGAGAGCACGGCCGAGGCCCGGGAGGCGATGCAGGACCAGGAGGTCTTCGGGATCTTCGAGATCCGCGACGACGGGCGGACCGCCGTGCTCGACCTGTCCAGCGCGTCGGGCGCCTCGGTCGCCGAGGTACTGGCCGACACGGCACCGGCCGTGGGGAAGAAGACCGGCGTCGAGGTCACCGTCCGGGACATCAACCCCCTCCAGGAGGGCGACCCGCGCGGGCTCGCGATCTTCTACATCTCGCTGGCCGCGGTCATCATCGGCTTCGTCGGCGCGATCCAGCTGAGCGTGCACGCGCGCGCCCTGACCCCGTTCGAACGCATCCTCTTCACGGCGGCCTACGCGCTGCTCGGCGGGTTCGCCATCGCCGCGACGGTGGACTGGCTGCTGAACGCGCTGGACCTGCCGTTCGTCGAGTCGTGGATGATCCTGGCACTCACCATGTTCGCGTCGGGCATGGTCTTCACGATGTTCAACACCCTGTTCGGACGCTGGGCGATGCTGCCGACCTGGGGCCTGATGGTCCTGCTCGGCAACCCCTCGTCCGGCGGCGCCGTGTCCTGGCCCCTGCTGCCCTCTCCGCTGGGGGCGATCGGGCAGTGGCTGCCGCCGGGTGCCTCGGTCAACGCGCAGCACACGGCGGTGTACTTCCAGGGCCACCAGCACCTCTTCCCGTTCCTGGTGCTGGGCGGCTGGGCGCTGTTGTCCTGCTCGGTGTTCTGGATCTGGCGGCACCGGCATCCCGGTGGCCGCGAGAAGCAGCCGGCCCACGCCGCGGACTCCTGA
- a CDS encoding ABC transporter substrate-binding protein — protein MSKRFTSLALTAHPPAAGQPGRGRSRRVVAPVAAVCVLVAGAALTGCGQQRDPDVYTVLNSSTDESYHRWDAEAMARCGERLGITIEQQSVPASQVMTKALRMASSKSLPDIVQFDASEMPTFADAGGLTDLRSLGLSTEDVPQGIVDFGSYEGTYYGAARSVNTLALFYNKDVLDEAGVEVPTTWAELRETAKELTQGKRYGLALSAGGAEDGVFQFLPFMWSNGGDETDLDGPRVVEALDYWKGLLGDGSLSKSTVNWTQADVNDQFMAGNAAMMINGPWQVETLNSDKSLHWGIAPIPVPEAGADSVGPLGGAVLTVPDTGDEAREKTAGKIVACLSSEQEQLTYALNSWMVPANAEAAAVWREKVPELDSLADQVAVARSRTAKLGAGWSSVSLALQSAFQSALTGQSSETALKRAQQRATSGN, from the coding sequence ATGTCGAAGCGCTTCACCTCGCTCGCCTTGACAGCACACCCTCCTGCCGCCGGGCAACCCGGGCGAGGACGCTCACGCCGAGTCGTCGCCCCCGTCGCCGCCGTCTGTGTCCTGGTCGCCGGGGCCGCGCTCACCGGCTGCGGACAGCAGCGGGACCCCGACGTGTACACCGTGCTGAACTCCTCGACCGACGAGTCCTACCACCGCTGGGACGCGGAGGCGATGGCCCGGTGCGGCGAGCGGCTGGGCATCACCATCGAGCAGCAGAGCGTCCCGGCCTCGCAGGTGATGACGAAGGCGCTGCGCATGGCCTCGTCCAAGTCGCTGCCCGACATCGTGCAGTTCGACGCGTCCGAGATGCCGACCTTCGCCGACGCGGGCGGCCTGACCGACCTGCGGTCCCTCGGGCTGAGCACCGAGGACGTCCCCCAGGGCATCGTCGACTTCGGTTCGTATGAGGGGACGTACTACGGCGCCGCCCGGTCGGTGAACACGCTGGCGCTCTTCTACAACAAGGACGTGCTCGACGAGGCCGGCGTCGAGGTTCCCACCACCTGGGCGGAACTGCGGGAGACCGCGAAGGAGCTGACCCAGGGCAAGCGGTACGGCCTGGCGCTGAGCGCGGGCGGCGCGGAGGACGGCGTCTTCCAGTTCCTGCCGTTCATGTGGTCCAACGGCGGTGACGAGACCGATCTGGACGGTCCACGGGTCGTGGAGGCGCTGGACTACTGGAAGGGCCTGCTCGGGGACGGCTCGCTGTCGAAGTCGACGGTCAACTGGACGCAGGCCGACGTCAACGACCAGTTCATGGCCGGCAACGCGGCGATGATGATCAACGGTCCGTGGCAGGTGGAGACCCTCAACAGCGACAAGTCCCTGCACTGGGGCATCGCGCCGATCCCGGTGCCCGAGGCCGGCGCGGACTCGGTCGGTCCACTGGGCGGTGCCGTGCTCACCGTGCCGGACACCGGTGACGAGGCACGGGAGAAGACCGCCGGGAAGATCGTCGCGTGTCTGTCGAGCGAGCAGGAGCAGCTGACGTACGCGCTCAACAGCTGGATGGTCCCGGCCAACGCCGAGGCCGCCGCGGTCTGGCGCGAGAAGGTGCCGGAGCTGGACTCCCTCGCCGACCAGGTGGCCGTCGCCCGGTCCCGGACGGCGAAGCTCGGCGCCGGCTGGTCGAGCGTGTCGCTCGCCCTGCAGAGCGCCTTCCAGTCCGCCCTGACCGGCCAGTCCAGTGAGACCGCCCTGAAGCGCGCCCAGCAGCGGGCCACGAGCGGGAACTGA
- the yicI gene encoding alpha-xylosidase has product MKFTDGFWLIREGVQISYATEVRDVRPESKRFTAHAAVKKVTRRGDTLNAPLLTVECFSPAEGVIGVRVTHHAGKRRPGPDFALAADADGAGTVRQDGTVTELTSGPLTLRLDREGPWGLTFHDADGRELTRANAKSTAFATTGDGAHHMLGRLSLGVGEQVYGLGERFTPFVKNGQVVDMWQADGGTSSEQAYKNIPFYLSSRGYGVFVNHPGAVSFEVGSESVGQVQFSVEDQTLEYYVVAGPTPKDVLTRYTALTGRPALPPVWSFGLWLTTSFTTSYDEHTVTSFVDGMAERGIPLTVFHFDCFWMREYQWCDFQWDPDVFPDPDGMLARLKAKGLRISAWINPYIAQKSPLFDEAAALGHLVRRPDGDVWQWDLWQAGMGLVDFTSPAARDWYAAKLRPLLDQGVDCFKTDFGERVPTDVVWHDGSDPERMHNYYTHLFNRTVFELLEKERGQGEAVLFARSATAGGQQYPVHWGGDCWSSFEAMAESLRGGLSLSLSGFGFWSHDIGGFEGTPDEAVFKRWLAFGLLSSHSRLHGSSSYRVPWEFGEEAVDVARSFTHLKHRLMPYLYGAAAEAHRTGVPMMRPMLLEYPHDPGCRTLDRQYMLGPDLLVAPVFTEDGEVEVYLPEGTWTHLLTGERVTGPLWRTERHGYDSLPLYVREGAVLPLAADDSRPDGDWLDAPTLLVHPPAGSGYEAEVTVPDLLGTPAAAFRVRRDGDVLRVTATGTDRPFTVRVAGGASAEGAGEVTVPLG; this is encoded by the coding sequence ATGAAGTTCACCGACGGCTTCTGGCTCATCCGCGAGGGCGTGCAGATCTCGTACGCCACCGAAGTGCGCGACGTGCGCCCCGAATCGAAGCGCTTCACCGCCCATGCCGCCGTGAAGAAGGTGACGCGCAGGGGCGACACCCTCAACGCGCCGCTCCTCACGGTCGAATGCTTCTCTCCCGCCGAGGGCGTCATCGGCGTCCGGGTCACCCACCACGCCGGCAAGCGCCGGCCCGGACCCGACTTCGCCCTCGCGGCCGACGCGGACGGCGCCGGCACGGTCCGCCAGGACGGCACCGTCACCGAGCTGACCAGCGGCCCGCTGACCCTCCGCCTGGACCGCGAGGGCCCCTGGGGCCTCACCTTCCACGACGCGGACGGACGCGAACTGACCCGCGCGAACGCCAAGAGCACCGCGTTCGCCACCACCGGCGACGGCGCCCACCACATGCTGGGCCGCCTCTCCCTCGGCGTCGGCGAGCAGGTCTACGGTCTCGGCGAGCGCTTCACCCCGTTCGTCAAGAACGGCCAGGTCGTCGACATGTGGCAGGCCGACGGCGGCACCAGCAGCGAGCAGGCCTACAAGAACATCCCGTTCTACCTCTCCTCACGCGGCTACGGCGTCTTCGTCAACCACCCGGGAGCCGTCTCCTTCGAGGTCGGCTCGGAGTCCGTCGGCCAGGTGCAGTTCAGCGTCGAGGACCAGACGCTGGAGTACTACGTCGTCGCCGGCCCCACCCCCAAGGACGTGCTCACCCGCTACACCGCCCTCACCGGCCGCCCCGCCCTGCCGCCCGTCTGGTCCTTCGGGCTCTGGCTCACCACGTCCTTCACCACCTCCTACGACGAGCACACCGTCACGTCGTTCGTCGACGGCATGGCCGAGCGCGGCATCCCGCTGACCGTCTTCCACTTCGACTGCTTCTGGATGCGCGAGTACCAGTGGTGCGACTTCCAGTGGGACCCGGACGTCTTCCCCGACCCGGACGGCATGCTCGCCCGGCTCAAGGCCAAGGGCCTCAGGATCAGCGCCTGGATCAACCCCTACATCGCCCAGAAGTCCCCGCTCTTCGACGAGGCCGCCGCCCTCGGGCACCTGGTGCGCCGGCCGGACGGCGACGTCTGGCAGTGGGACCTGTGGCAGGCCGGCATGGGCCTGGTCGACTTCACCAGCCCTGCCGCCCGCGACTGGTACGCCGCGAAGCTCAGGCCGCTGCTCGACCAGGGCGTGGACTGCTTCAAGACCGACTTCGGCGAGCGCGTCCCCACCGACGTCGTCTGGCACGACGGCTCCGACCCGGAGCGGATGCACAACTACTACACCCACCTCTTCAACCGCACCGTCTTCGAACTCCTCGAGAAGGAACGCGGACAGGGCGAGGCCGTCCTCTTCGCCCGCTCCGCGACCGCGGGCGGCCAGCAGTACCCCGTCCACTGGGGCGGCGACTGCTGGTCGTCCTTCGAGGCGATGGCCGAGTCGCTCAGGGGCGGCCTGTCCCTGTCGCTGAGCGGCTTCGGCTTCTGGAGCCACGACATCGGCGGCTTCGAGGGCACCCCCGACGAGGCGGTCTTCAAGCGCTGGCTGGCCTTCGGCCTGCTCTCCTCGCACAGCCGCCTGCACGGCTCCTCGTCCTACCGGGTGCCGTGGGAGTTCGGCGAGGAGGCGGTCGACGTCGCCCGGAGCTTCACGCACCTCAAGCACCGCCTGATGCCCTACCTGTACGGCGCCGCCGCCGAGGCCCACCGCACCGGCGTGCCGATGATGCGGCCGATGCTCCTGGAGTACCCGCACGACCCGGGCTGCCGGACGCTGGACCGCCAGTACATGCTCGGCCCCGACCTGCTGGTCGCCCCGGTCTTCACCGAGGACGGCGAGGTCGAGGTGTACCTCCCCGAGGGCACCTGGACCCACCTCCTGACCGGTGAGCGCGTCACCGGCCCCCTCTGGCGCACCGAACGGCACGGCTACGACAGCCTGCCGCTGTACGTCCGTGAGGGCGCCGTGCTCCCGCTGGCCGCGGACGACAGCCGCCCCGACGGGGACTGGCTGGACGCCCCGACCCTGCTGGTCCACCCGCCCGCCGGGTCCGGCTACGAGGCGGAGGTCACCGTGCCCGACCTGCTGGGCACCCCGGCCGCGGCCTTCCGCGTGCGGCGCGACGGGGACGTCCTGCGGGTCACCGCGACCGGCACCGACCGCCCGTTCACCGTGCGGGTCGCGGGCGGGGCGAGCGCGGAGGGCGCCGGTGAGGTGACGGTGCCCCTGGGGTGA
- a CDS encoding PmoA family protein: MSTLRVTHTHGDHIAVTAAGGTEILRYVYRPDPDAFESRKPYAHPVRTLAGRTVTGYRPSDHRWHKGLQMTASHLSGQNFWGGNCYVHGEGYRPLPERVGSMRHDGFAGLTAEDDRFALTEQLTWIENGGAEWAREERGLTLHSVDEEAGAWVLDWSIRLTNTRTEALAFGSPTTAGREMAGYTGLQWRGPRDFTGGTVFAPDTEADAAGLMGTQSPWLAFTAEHDEVDARSTLVFAHAPENLDEERAIHPSHWFVRADPVPSVAFSWAFFEEFELPEGESFAYRYRVLVADGAWDRDRIGAHLDTLAW; this comes from the coding sequence ATGAGCACCCTCCGCGTCACCCACACCCACGGCGACCACATCGCCGTCACCGCCGCCGGCGGCACCGAGATCCTCCGCTACGTCTACCGTCCCGACCCCGACGCCTTCGAGTCCCGCAAGCCCTACGCCCACCCGGTGCGCACCCTCGCCGGACGCACGGTGACCGGCTACCGCCCCAGCGACCACCGCTGGCACAAGGGCCTGCAGATGACGGCCAGTCATCTCTCGGGCCAGAACTTCTGGGGCGGCAACTGCTACGTCCACGGCGAGGGTTACCGGCCGCTGCCCGAGCGTGTCGGTTCGATGCGCCACGACGGCTTCGCCGGCCTCACGGCCGAGGACGACCGGTTCGCGCTCACCGAACAGCTCACCTGGATCGAGAACGGCGGCGCCGAGTGGGCCCGCGAAGAGCGGGGCCTGACCCTCCACTCGGTCGACGAGGAGGCCGGCGCCTGGGTTCTGGACTGGTCGATCCGCCTCACCAACACCCGCACGGAGGCACTGGCGTTCGGCTCCCCGACCACCGCCGGCCGCGAGATGGCCGGCTACACCGGACTCCAGTGGCGCGGCCCCCGCGACTTCACCGGAGGCACCGTCTTCGCGCCGGACACCGAAGCGGACGCCGCCGGACTGATGGGCACCCAGAGCCCCTGGCTCGCCTTCACCGCCGAGCACGACGAGGTCGACGCCCGCTCCACGCTCGTCTTCGCGCATGCGCCCGAGAACCTCGACGAGGAGCGGGCGATCCACCCCTCGCACTGGTTCGTGCGCGCCGACCCCGTTCCGAGCGTGGCGTTCTCCTGGGCGTTCTTCGAGGAGTTCGAGCTGCCTGAGGGCGAGTCCTTCGCCTACCGCTACCGCGTCCTGGTCGCCGACGGCGCCTGGGATCGCGACCGGATCGGCGCCCACCTGGACACACTGGCCTGGTGA
- a CDS encoding cysteine desulfurase-like protein, with protein sequence MALDVDAIRAQIPALKSGSARFDAPGGTQTPQPVIDAVAEALAHPLANRGRTTEGELNADGIVTDARGALADLLGADPRGVVFGRSATQLSYDLSRTLAKTWGPGDEVVVTRLDHDSNIRPWVQAAEAAGATVRWADFDPATGELLPEHIEAVLSPRTRLVAATAASNLIGTVPDMAAVARLAHGVGALLHVDAVHYASHALVDLTVLGADTLVCSPYKFLGPHLGVLAARPEFLETLRPDKLLPSSDAVPERFELGTLPYELLAGARAAVDFLAGLEPDARGSRRDRLGASFAALETHEAALRERIERGLSELGGITVYSRAARRTPTLLFTVAGLSPAEVYGRLAERRIDAPAGSFYALEAARRLGLGDEGAVRVGLAPYTDAGDVDRLLTALGTLAR encoded by the coding sequence ATGGCCCTGGACGTCGACGCGATCCGCGCGCAGATACCCGCCCTGAAGTCCGGCTCCGCCCGCTTCGACGCCCCGGGCGGCACCCAGACCCCCCAGCCCGTCATCGACGCCGTCGCCGAGGCGCTGGCCCATCCGCTGGCCAACCGGGGCCGGACGACCGAGGGCGAGCTCAACGCGGACGGCATCGTCACCGACGCCCGCGGCGCCCTGGCCGACCTGCTGGGCGCCGACCCGCGGGGCGTCGTCTTCGGCCGTAGCGCCACCCAGCTCTCCTACGACCTGTCCCGGACGCTCGCCAAGACGTGGGGGCCGGGCGACGAAGTGGTCGTCACCCGCCTCGACCACGACTCCAACATCCGGCCCTGGGTCCAGGCGGCCGAGGCGGCCGGCGCGACCGTGCGGTGGGCCGACTTCGACCCGGCCACCGGGGAACTGCTGCCCGAGCACATCGAGGCGGTGCTCTCCCCGCGCACCCGGCTGGTCGCGGCGACCGCCGCGTCCAACCTGATCGGCACCGTGCCCGACATGGCGGCCGTCGCCCGCCTGGCGCACGGTGTCGGCGCGCTGCTGCACGTCGACGCGGTGCACTACGCCTCGCACGCCCTGGTGGACCTGACGGTGCTCGGCGCGGACACGCTGGTGTGCTCGCCGTACAAGTTCCTCGGTCCGCACCTGGGAGTGCTGGCGGCCCGGCCGGAGTTCCTGGAGACACTGCGGCCGGACAAGCTGCTGCCCTCCAGCGACGCCGTCCCCGAGCGCTTCGAGCTGGGCACGCTGCCGTACGAGCTGCTGGCGGGGGCCCGCGCCGCGGTGGACTTCCTCGCGGGTCTGGAGCCGGACGCGCGCGGCAGCCGCCGGGACCGTCTGGGGGCCTCGTTCGCCGCCCTGGAGACGCACGAGGCGGCCCTGCGCGAGCGCATCGAGCGGGGACTGTCGGAGCTCGGCGGGATCACCGTGTACTCACGGGCCGCCCGGCGCACCCCGACCCTGCTGTTCACCGTGGCGGGCCTCAGCCCCGCCGAGGTGTACGGGCGGCTCGCCGAACGCCGGATCGACGCGCCCGCCGGCTCCTTCTACGCCCTGGAGGCCGCACGCCGGCTGGGACTGGGCGACGAGGGCGCCGTACGCGTGGGACTCGCGCCGTACACCGACGCCGGCGACGTGGACCGCCTCCTGACCGCGCTGGGCACCCTCGCCCGCTGA
- a CDS encoding phospholipase has translation MHRRLATGFAATALSVTTVLATAATADAAPADKPRVLASWTQTSASSYNAWAAARANQSAWAAYEFDWTTDYCSSSPDNPFGFPFSSSCARHDFGYRNYKDAGTFSANKSRLDSAFYEDLKRVCARYGGATKAACNSTAWTYYQAVRAFG, from the coding sequence ATGCACCGCAGACTCGCCACCGGGTTCGCCGCCACGGCCCTGTCCGTGACCACCGTCCTCGCGACCGCCGCGACGGCCGACGCCGCTCCCGCCGACAAGCCGCGGGTGCTCGCGAGCTGGACGCAGACCAGCGCGTCGAGCTACAACGCCTGGGCCGCCGCGCGGGCGAACCAGTCCGCCTGGGCCGCCTACGAGTTCGACTGGACCACCGACTACTGCTCCTCCTCGCCGGACAACCCGTTCGGCTTCCCCTTCAGCAGCTCCTGCGCGCGACACGACTTCGGCTACCGCAACTACAAGGACGCCGGCACCTTCAGCGCTAACAAGTCCCGGCTCGACAGCGCCTTCTACGAGGACCTCAAGCGAGTCTGCGCCCGCTACGGGGGCGCCACCAAGGCCGCCTGCAACAGCACGGCGTGGACGTACTACCAGGCCGTGCGGGCCTTCGGCTGA